The following are encoded together in the Coffea arabica cultivar ET-39 chromosome 1c, Coffea Arabica ET-39 HiFi, whole genome shotgun sequence genome:
- the LOC113723674 gene encoding zinc finger CCCH domain-containing protein 46-like isoform X1 has translation MDTYEATKIVLSRIQSLDPENASRITGYILIQDQGEKEMIRLAFSPESLLHSYVNQAKACLGISSNTCSTPSTPSSPSPFSSNSNPIPSSRPNPFSQTSPRIIIPNNNRFHLGANNTTSSPSSPWSTSSRSSRSAAAAASYAAVVNGGGGGSTNTASGSSSPSLSLPFFNNNGSDLSGDEFGNIQVQDQLSFLEESLDPIVSPSGRSDSVLFPYGNCEDSPAHHHHQQLHRRSCSVNDVFLGGDDAGGGGNGGFGWRPCLYFARGFCKNGNSCKFLHGGGDSTSPDSGGGLGPMMVGSPSKIDGIDELLRLKALQQQRFAAAQQLLASGAPPPFAYNKCMNFLNDNQRSAAAALMMGDEFHKFGRCRPDRSEFSAMGLGGSASSASRQIYLTFPADSTFKEEDVSNYFSMFGPVQDVRIPYQQKRMFGFVTFVYPETVKQILAKGNPHFVCDSRVLVKPYKEKGKVPDKKQHQQQQPHLDRGDFSGCLSPSGLESREPYDLPFGARMFYNTQEILLRRKLEQEAELHQALEFQGRRLFNMRFMEKNQGQQLQPGTLQGVSIPSPSQPLSQINQDLILPSDGINLEVPEEVNGNLEAANSPPATTDERVLQEASEALSSGSDSGNKEENTKVEESDTHESLENILPDNLFASPTKSTAELHSSFATPSASADEISPITSSSNYIPMLAPTPTLSMASLKSCYFQMPRFSSGQEATEI, from the exons ATGGATACTTATGAAGCAACAAAAATAGTGCTGTCGAGGATCCAAAGTTTGGATCCAGAAAACGCTTCAAGAATCACAGGTTATATACTGATACAAGACCAGGGAGAGAAAGAGATGATAAGATTGGCCTTCAGTCCAGAATCCCTTTTGCACTCTTATGTCAACCAAGCCAAAGCTTGTTTAGGAATTTCGTCAAACACTTGTTCTACACCCTCCACACCTTCCTCTCCTTCCCCTTTTAGCAGCAACAGTAATCCCATCCCAAGTTCTAGGCCCAACCCATTTTCCCAGACATCCCCTAGAAtcattatcccaaataataatAGGTTCCATTTGGGGGCAAACAACACCACCTCTTCACCCTCTTCCCCATGGTCTACTTCTTCGAGAAGCTCTAgatcagcagcagcagcagcgtCTTATGCTGCTGTGGTTAATGGAGGTGGGGGAGGGTCTACTAATACTGCTTCTGGGTCCTCAAGTCCTTCACTCTCTTTGCCCTTTTTCAACAATAATGGTAGTGATTTGAGTGGTGATGAGTTTGGGAACATTCAAGTTCAAGATCAGTTGTCATTTCTTGAGGAATCTTTGGATCCAATTGTTAGCCCCAGTGGAAGGAGTGATTCTGTGCTTTTTCCTTATGGGAATTGCGAGGACAGCCCGGCCCACCATCACCACCAGCAGTTACATAGGAGGAGCTGTTCTGTTAATGATGTTTTTCTTGGTGGTGATGACGCTGGAGGTGGTGGAAATGGTGGGTTTGGTTGGAGACCATGTTTGTATTTTGCAAGAGGCTTTTGCAAGAATGGCAACAGTTGCAAGTTCCTGCATGGTGGTGGTGATTCTACTTCACCTGATAGTGGTGGTGGTCTTGGGCCTATGATGGTGGGGTCTCCAAGCAAGATTGATGGCATTGATGAGTTGCTTAGACTCAAGGCCCTTCAGCAGCAGAGGTTTGCTGCTGCTCAGCAGCTACTGGCATCTGGGGCGCCTCCCCCTTTTGCTTACAACAAGTGCATGAACTTCTTGAACGATAATCAGAG ATCCGCTGCCGCTGCATTGATGATGGGTGATGAATTCCACAAATTTGGTCGGTGTCGACCAGATAGGAGTGAATTTTCGGCAATGGGATTGGGAGGAAGTGCTAGTTCAGCTTCCCGACAGATTTACTTGACTTTTCCTGCTGATAGCACATTCAAGGAAGAGGATGTTTCTAATTACTTTAG CATGTTTGGGCCAGTGCAAGATGTTAGAATCCCGTATCAACAAAAAAGGATGTTTGGATTTGTTACATTTGTCTACCCGGAGACTGTGAAGCAGATCTTGGCCAAAGGAAATCCACATTTTGTGTGTGATTCGCGAGTGCTTGTCAAGCCCtacaaagaaaaaggaaaagtccCCGACAA GAAGCAGCATCAACAGCAACAGCCGCATCTGGATAGAGGAGATTTTTCTGGGTGTTTGAGTCCTTCAGGACTCGAGTCTAGGGAACCCTATGACCTTCCCTTCG GTGCAAGGATGTTTTATAATACACAAGAAATACTGTTGAGGAGAAAGCTAGAGCAGGAGGCAGAATTGCATCAAGCGCTTGAGTTTCAGGGAAGAAGGCTGTTTAATATGAGATTTATGGAAAAGAATCAGGGTCAACAATTGCAGCCTGGCACATTGCAAGGTGTTTCCATCCCTTCTCCAAGTCAGCCTCTGTCTCAAATCAATCAAGATCTCATTCTTCCATCTGATGGCATCAATTTAGAAGTTCCAGAAG AGGTTAATGGTAACCTAGAAGCTGCTAACTCTCCTCCAGCTACAACTGATGAGCGGGTGCTTCAGGAAGCATCTGAAGCTCTCAGCAGCGGTAGTGACTCTGGTAACAAAGAAGAGAACACCAAGGTTGAAGAATCTGATACACATGAAAG CTTGGAGAACATTCTTCCTGATAACCTCTTTGCTTCTCCGACTAAATCAACTGCTGAACTCCACTCCTCATTTGCTACACCTTCAGCTAGTGCTGATGAAATTTCCCCAATAACATCATCTTCTAACTACATCCCAATGCTGGCCCCAACTCCTACCCTTAGCATGGCTTCTCTTAAATCATGTTACTTCCAAATGCCAAG GTTTTCATCTGGGCAAGAAGCCACTGAAATTTAG
- the LOC113723674 gene encoding zinc finger CCCH domain-containing protein 46-like isoform X3: MDTYEATKIVLSRIQSLDPENASRITGYILIQDQGEKEMIRLAFSPESLLHSYVNQAKACLGISSNTCSTPSTPSSPSPFSSNSNPIPSSRPNPFSQTSPRIIIPNNNRFHLGANNTTSSPSSPWSTSSRSSRSAAAAASYAAVVNGGGGGSTNTASGSSSPSLSLPFFNNNGSDLSGDEFGNIQVQDQLSFLEESLDPIVSPSGRSDSVLFPYGNCEDSPAHHHHQQLHRRSCSVNDVFLGGDDAGGGGNGGFGWRPCLYFARGFCKNGNSCKFLHGGGDSTSPDSGGGLGPMMVGSPSKIDGIDELLRLKALQQQRFAAAQQLLASGAPPPFAYNKCMNFLNDNQRSAAAALMMGDEFHKFGRCRPDRSEFSAMGLGGSASSASRQIYLTFPADSTFKEEDVSNYFSMFGPVQDVRIPYQQKRMFGFVTFVYPETVKQILAKGNPHFVCDSRVLVKPYKEKGKVPDKKQHQQQQPHLDRGDFSGCLSPSGLESREPYDLPFGARMFYNTQEILLRRKLEQEAELHQALEFQGRRLFNMRFMEKNQGQQLQPGTLQGVSIPSPSQPLSQINQDLILPSDGINLEVPEEVNGNLEAANSPPATTDERVLQEASEALSSGSDSGNKEENTKVEESDTHERFSSGQEATEI, translated from the exons ATGGATACTTATGAAGCAACAAAAATAGTGCTGTCGAGGATCCAAAGTTTGGATCCAGAAAACGCTTCAAGAATCACAGGTTATATACTGATACAAGACCAGGGAGAGAAAGAGATGATAAGATTGGCCTTCAGTCCAGAATCCCTTTTGCACTCTTATGTCAACCAAGCCAAAGCTTGTTTAGGAATTTCGTCAAACACTTGTTCTACACCCTCCACACCTTCCTCTCCTTCCCCTTTTAGCAGCAACAGTAATCCCATCCCAAGTTCTAGGCCCAACCCATTTTCCCAGACATCCCCTAGAAtcattatcccaaataataatAGGTTCCATTTGGGGGCAAACAACACCACCTCTTCACCCTCTTCCCCATGGTCTACTTCTTCGAGAAGCTCTAgatcagcagcagcagcagcgtCTTATGCTGCTGTGGTTAATGGAGGTGGGGGAGGGTCTACTAATACTGCTTCTGGGTCCTCAAGTCCTTCACTCTCTTTGCCCTTTTTCAACAATAATGGTAGTGATTTGAGTGGTGATGAGTTTGGGAACATTCAAGTTCAAGATCAGTTGTCATTTCTTGAGGAATCTTTGGATCCAATTGTTAGCCCCAGTGGAAGGAGTGATTCTGTGCTTTTTCCTTATGGGAATTGCGAGGACAGCCCGGCCCACCATCACCACCAGCAGTTACATAGGAGGAGCTGTTCTGTTAATGATGTTTTTCTTGGTGGTGATGACGCTGGAGGTGGTGGAAATGGTGGGTTTGGTTGGAGACCATGTTTGTATTTTGCAAGAGGCTTTTGCAAGAATGGCAACAGTTGCAAGTTCCTGCATGGTGGTGGTGATTCTACTTCACCTGATAGTGGTGGTGGTCTTGGGCCTATGATGGTGGGGTCTCCAAGCAAGATTGATGGCATTGATGAGTTGCTTAGACTCAAGGCCCTTCAGCAGCAGAGGTTTGCTGCTGCTCAGCAGCTACTGGCATCTGGGGCGCCTCCCCCTTTTGCTTACAACAAGTGCATGAACTTCTTGAACGATAATCAGAG ATCCGCTGCCGCTGCATTGATGATGGGTGATGAATTCCACAAATTTGGTCGGTGTCGACCAGATAGGAGTGAATTTTCGGCAATGGGATTGGGAGGAAGTGCTAGTTCAGCTTCCCGACAGATTTACTTGACTTTTCCTGCTGATAGCACATTCAAGGAAGAGGATGTTTCTAATTACTTTAG CATGTTTGGGCCAGTGCAAGATGTTAGAATCCCGTATCAACAAAAAAGGATGTTTGGATTTGTTACATTTGTCTACCCGGAGACTGTGAAGCAGATCTTGGCCAAAGGAAATCCACATTTTGTGTGTGATTCGCGAGTGCTTGTCAAGCCCtacaaagaaaaaggaaaagtccCCGACAA GAAGCAGCATCAACAGCAACAGCCGCATCTGGATAGAGGAGATTTTTCTGGGTGTTTGAGTCCTTCAGGACTCGAGTCTAGGGAACCCTATGACCTTCCCTTCG GTGCAAGGATGTTTTATAATACACAAGAAATACTGTTGAGGAGAAAGCTAGAGCAGGAGGCAGAATTGCATCAAGCGCTTGAGTTTCAGGGAAGAAGGCTGTTTAATATGAGATTTATGGAAAAGAATCAGGGTCAACAATTGCAGCCTGGCACATTGCAAGGTGTTTCCATCCCTTCTCCAAGTCAGCCTCTGTCTCAAATCAATCAAGATCTCATTCTTCCATCTGATGGCATCAATTTAGAAGTTCCAGAAG AGGTTAATGGTAACCTAGAAGCTGCTAACTCTCCTCCAGCTACAACTGATGAGCGGGTGCTTCAGGAAGCATCTGAAGCTCTCAGCAGCGGTAGTGACTCTGGTAACAAAGAAGAGAACACCAAGGTTGAAGAATCTGATACACATGAAAG GTTTTCATCTGGGCAAGAAGCCACTGAAATTTAG
- the LOC113723674 gene encoding zinc finger CCCH domain-containing protein 46-like isoform X2, giving the protein MDTYEATKIVLSRIQSLDPENASRITGYILIQDQGEKEMIRLAFSPESLLHSYVNQAKACLGISSNTCSTPSTPSSPSPFSSNSNPIPSSRPNPFSQTSPRIIIPNNNRFHLGANNTTSSPSSPWSTSSRSSRSAAAAASYAAVVNGGGGGSTNTASGSSSPSLSLPFFNNNGSDLSGDEFGNIQVQDQLSFLEESLDPIVSPSGRSDSVLFPYGNCEDSPAHHHHQQLHRRSCSVNDVFLGGDDAGGGGNGGFGWRPCLYFARGFCKNGNSCKFLHGGGDSTSPDSGGGLGPMMVGSPSKIDGIDELLRLKALQQQRFAAAQQLLASGAPPPFAYNKCMNFLNDNQRSAAAALMMGDEFHKFGRCRPDRSEFSAMGLGGSASSASRQIYLTFPADSTFKEEDVSNYFSMFGPVQDVRIPYQQKRMFGFVTFVYPETVKQILAKGNPHFVCDSRVLVKPYKEKGKVPDKKQHQQQQPHLDRGDFSGCLSPSGLESREPYDLPFGARMFYNTQEILLRRKLEQEAELHQALEFQGRRLFNMRFMEKNQGQQLQPGTLQGVSIPSPSQPLSQINQDLILPSDGINLEVPEEVNGNLEAANSPPATTDERVLQEASEALSSGSDSGNKEENTKVEESDTHESLENILPDNLFASPTKSTAELHSSFATPSASADEISPITSSSNYIPMLAPTPTLSMASLKSCYFQMPSH; this is encoded by the exons ATGGATACTTATGAAGCAACAAAAATAGTGCTGTCGAGGATCCAAAGTTTGGATCCAGAAAACGCTTCAAGAATCACAGGTTATATACTGATACAAGACCAGGGAGAGAAAGAGATGATAAGATTGGCCTTCAGTCCAGAATCCCTTTTGCACTCTTATGTCAACCAAGCCAAAGCTTGTTTAGGAATTTCGTCAAACACTTGTTCTACACCCTCCACACCTTCCTCTCCTTCCCCTTTTAGCAGCAACAGTAATCCCATCCCAAGTTCTAGGCCCAACCCATTTTCCCAGACATCCCCTAGAAtcattatcccaaataataatAGGTTCCATTTGGGGGCAAACAACACCACCTCTTCACCCTCTTCCCCATGGTCTACTTCTTCGAGAAGCTCTAgatcagcagcagcagcagcgtCTTATGCTGCTGTGGTTAATGGAGGTGGGGGAGGGTCTACTAATACTGCTTCTGGGTCCTCAAGTCCTTCACTCTCTTTGCCCTTTTTCAACAATAATGGTAGTGATTTGAGTGGTGATGAGTTTGGGAACATTCAAGTTCAAGATCAGTTGTCATTTCTTGAGGAATCTTTGGATCCAATTGTTAGCCCCAGTGGAAGGAGTGATTCTGTGCTTTTTCCTTATGGGAATTGCGAGGACAGCCCGGCCCACCATCACCACCAGCAGTTACATAGGAGGAGCTGTTCTGTTAATGATGTTTTTCTTGGTGGTGATGACGCTGGAGGTGGTGGAAATGGTGGGTTTGGTTGGAGACCATGTTTGTATTTTGCAAGAGGCTTTTGCAAGAATGGCAACAGTTGCAAGTTCCTGCATGGTGGTGGTGATTCTACTTCACCTGATAGTGGTGGTGGTCTTGGGCCTATGATGGTGGGGTCTCCAAGCAAGATTGATGGCATTGATGAGTTGCTTAGACTCAAGGCCCTTCAGCAGCAGAGGTTTGCTGCTGCTCAGCAGCTACTGGCATCTGGGGCGCCTCCCCCTTTTGCTTACAACAAGTGCATGAACTTCTTGAACGATAATCAGAG ATCCGCTGCCGCTGCATTGATGATGGGTGATGAATTCCACAAATTTGGTCGGTGTCGACCAGATAGGAGTGAATTTTCGGCAATGGGATTGGGAGGAAGTGCTAGTTCAGCTTCCCGACAGATTTACTTGACTTTTCCTGCTGATAGCACATTCAAGGAAGAGGATGTTTCTAATTACTTTAG CATGTTTGGGCCAGTGCAAGATGTTAGAATCCCGTATCAACAAAAAAGGATGTTTGGATTTGTTACATTTGTCTACCCGGAGACTGTGAAGCAGATCTTGGCCAAAGGAAATCCACATTTTGTGTGTGATTCGCGAGTGCTTGTCAAGCCCtacaaagaaaaaggaaaagtccCCGACAA GAAGCAGCATCAACAGCAACAGCCGCATCTGGATAGAGGAGATTTTTCTGGGTGTTTGAGTCCTTCAGGACTCGAGTCTAGGGAACCCTATGACCTTCCCTTCG GTGCAAGGATGTTTTATAATACACAAGAAATACTGTTGAGGAGAAAGCTAGAGCAGGAGGCAGAATTGCATCAAGCGCTTGAGTTTCAGGGAAGAAGGCTGTTTAATATGAGATTTATGGAAAAGAATCAGGGTCAACAATTGCAGCCTGGCACATTGCAAGGTGTTTCCATCCCTTCTCCAAGTCAGCCTCTGTCTCAAATCAATCAAGATCTCATTCTTCCATCTGATGGCATCAATTTAGAAGTTCCAGAAG AGGTTAATGGTAACCTAGAAGCTGCTAACTCTCCTCCAGCTACAACTGATGAGCGGGTGCTTCAGGAAGCATCTGAAGCTCTCAGCAGCGGTAGTGACTCTGGTAACAAAGAAGAGAACACCAAGGTTGAAGAATCTGATACACATGAAAG CTTGGAGAACATTCTTCCTGATAACCTCTTTGCTTCTCCGACTAAATCAACTGCTGAACTCCACTCCTCATTTGCTACACCTTCAGCTAGTGCTGATGAAATTTCCCCAATAACATCATCTTCTAACTACATCCCAATGCTGGCCCCAACTCCTACCCTTAGCATGGCTTCTCTTAAATCATGTTACTTCCAAATGCCAAG CCACTGA